A region of the Clostridia bacterium genome:
GTGGCTAGCAGTTGAGAAGGGTAATTGGCCCCCACTATGGTTATCCATAGCACCAAAGCCAAAAGCAAGGCCATGAGCGGGAAAGCGGTCCAGCGGGAAGTAAAGAGCAGGTCGGCGGTTTGGGCCCGCTTGAGGCCGGACCCTTGACTCGGACCGTCCCCTTTCCCGGCGGGAGCAGCCAGGGGATGGACCACCTTGGCCGCGATGGCCTCTGCCTCCCGATAGATGGCGCCTACGATCTGGGCCCGCAACTCCGCCCTTTCCACACCCTACCCCTCCTGTCTTCCTCCCTGATGCTTCCGAAACATTCCCATGCCAGGCTACTGGTACCGGCTCCGGATGGCCTCGCCGACGATCCGTATGGCTCCCCCTCGCCCTTCGGCGGGCTTCCCGGCCAATCGGACGTCCATGTCCGTGGCCGGCTCCCTCAGCACTCAACTCCACCTTTACCCTAGGCCGGTCCGGGCAGGGGTAGCCCCCTGGTTCCCCAGTTGCTGCCGCCGGCTGAGCTTGGCAGCTGGGGGAGGAGCAGGGGGAAGCCCAGATGCGCTTCCCAGCTGGCTAGGAAGTCGCTATCACCTTCCAAGAGGCGAAGGGCCACAAACCGCGGGTTGAAGCCCCTTTCGGCTAGCTCGCCCAGCTCGGCAGTCAGCATCGCCAGCTTCTTTTCCAGGCTGGCCCCGTAGCGGACCAGGCGGGGCTGGGGATGTATCTTCCCTTTAGCCACGGCCTGCACCAGGGCCTTGAGCTGGGAAATCCCCTCCCGGCTGCGGGCGACGGTGGCCACCGCCGGGACGCCCAGCTCCCGAGCCATCCCAGCGGTGTCGATGGCCAGGCCCCGGCGCTGGGCTTCGTCCACCAAGTTAACCGCTACCACCACTCGGGAGGTGATTTCCAGGACCTGGAGGGTGAGGTTGAGGTTGCGCTCCAGACAAGTGGCGTCGTTAACCACCACTGTCACCTGGGGATGGTGAAAACAGATGAAGTCGCGGGCTATCCGCTCTTCCGGGGAATTGGCCAAGAGGGAATAGGTGCCGGGCAAATCTACCAGGAGGTAGGTTTCCCCTTCCCATTGGTATTCACCTTGGGCTAGGGCCACGGTTTTCCCGGGCCAGTTGCCGGTGCGCTGCTTGAGACCGGTCAAGGCATTGAAAAGGGTACTCTTGCCGGTATTGGGGTTACCGGCCAATGCTACCACGGTCCGGCCGGACCGGTGCTGGCGTTTTCCCAGTTCGATCCTCAAGGTTGGTCTCACCCTTAGCTCCTCCCTCGCAAACAGGTGGCTTTCAACTTGGAGGCCGGCCTTTCGCTCCAGAATCTTTGTGCCCGGCACTCAACCTTACATTTCAGAAGAACCCGCACCGAATTATACCCTGGCAACGAGTTTCATCACAGCCAGCGTTAAGTGGCGGACATCCCGGGCTTCGCCCAGAACTCAACCTCATAGCCGACCATACCAACAACGCATACCTATGCCTACCGTGACTCAAGAATCCGCGTGCCACTAGCAAGGGTCCACTCGGCAGGGAGTCGTGGCCGTTGTGCGGCTAGACGGGAGGTACTCATCTGCCGGCAAGATCGAAGCCGGCTATGGTCCCAGGGGCCAGATGGCAATTTGGCGCGCCGTATCCCGCCTCAGGGCAATAACCGCTCCCCGGATGGCATAGGCGGTGGGGTCGCCCAGGGGGCTGCGGCGCAGGCTGGCTACCCGGGTGCCGGGCACCAACCCCAGGTCCAACAGCCTCCGCCCGGCCGGTCCGGGGTCATTGACCTGCACCACCATGGCCTGTTGCCCAGGGCTCAGATCCGCCAGGGTAAAACCGGCCCCTGGCGGTTTTTTGGTGGGTATGTGATTGTTTTTCTGCTTGGGCATCAGCGACTACAGCCTCCCTCGGCGAGCGTGGGGGTGATTAGCATTTAGCCGGGGCTAATTTAGCCACGTCTAACAGTAGTTTATGCTCCAACCCGCCTGGTGGTTCCTAGCGACTAAACTGGAGTACCACCAGGAAGCTGTGATAAAGCCCTCACTGCAAGTGGGTGGGTCCGTGTTCCAAGTGGAGCAATACCGAAAAGGGGGCGGGACCTGGCGCCAGCGGCAGCATCTGCCGCCCACTGCACGCGGACGCAACAGCGGCTATGCTACAAAGGCGGCAAACGGCGACGACGGGCAGGTGCTCGAAGAAGCCGTGTGGATTTACCCGTGGCAGGGTGACGTTCGTGCCCTTCCCCAAGGCCAGAACCGGTGGAGAGGCACTGGAGGTGGCTTTCAGGGAAGTTAAGTAGGTGGAGGGGTGCCAACTGTTTACCGGACAAGTAAGTCCCTTAGAGCGTCTACTAAATTAGCATAGCGGAACCGATACCCCGCCGCAACGAGGCGGGCCGGAATTACACGCTGGCCGGTGAGCAGCATGTCGGCCATTTCTCCTAGTCCCGCCTTAAGAATTATAGCCGGTATACGCAGCCAGGAGGGCCGCTTCATGACTTGGCTCAGGGCGGCGGCGAACTCCATTTGGCGTGCCGGGCGGGGCGCAGTTACGTTTATAGGCCCTTCCAAGGTGGGTTGTTCCAGGGCAAAACGAATAATCTCTAAGGCATCGTCACGGTGAACCCAGGAAAGCCACTGCTTGCCGCTACCCAGCGGTCCTCCCAAGTACCAGCGGAAAGGAAGAGCCATGCGCGGCAGGCTTCCTCCCTCCCGGGCCAAAACTATCCCGGTACGTAAAGTCACCACCCGTATCCCCAGTTCGTTGGCTTTATAAGCTTCCTCTTCCCAGGCCTGGCAGACCCTCGCCAGGAAGTCAGTGCCGGGCGGGGCAGTTTCCGTCAGTTCCTCGTCACCATGGGGTCCATAGTAGC
Encoded here:
- a CDS encoding TIGR01777 family protein; this encodes MKIVITGGTGLLGRPLCKLLKRAGHEPVVVSRNAASARSKLGPGVEVVQWQPGQERLPVQALDGVDAVINLAGENIGAGRWTATRKAAILSSRVETTRGLVEAFRGFSTRPGILISGSAIGYYGPHGDEELTETAPPGTDFLARVCQAWEEEAYKANELGIRVVTLRTGIVLAREGGSLPRMALPFRWYLGGPLGSGKQWLSWVHRDDALEIIRFALEQPTLEGPINVTAPRPARQMEFAAALSQVMKRPSWLRIPAIILKAGLGEMADMLLTGQRVIPARLVAAGYRFRYANLVDALRDLLVR
- a CDS encoding ferrous iron transport protein A, with protein sequence MPKQKNNHIPTKKPPGAGFTLADLSPGQQAMVVQVNDPGPAGRRLLDLGLVPGTRVASLRRSPLGDPTAYAIRGAVIALRRDTARQIAIWPLGP
- a CDS encoding 50S ribosome-binding GTPase, coding for MGKRQHRSGRTVVALAGNPNTGKSTLFNALTGLKQRTGNWPGKTVALAQGEYQWEGETYLLVDLPGTYSLLANSPEERIARDFICFHHPQVTVVVNDATCLERNLNLTLQVLEITSRVVVAVNLVDEAQRRGLAIDTAGMARELGVPAVATVARSREGISQLKALVQAVAKGKIHPQPRLVRYGASLEKKLAMLTAELGELAERGFNPRFVALRLLEGDSDFLASWEAHLGFPLLLPQLPSSAGGSNWGTRGLPLPGPA